ATGACGCGGCGTCCTTGAGGACTTTGTATGATTGATTTAAAATCCATGACACTGGAGGAACTCAGCGGATTTCTCCGTTCTATGGGAGAGCCGGCCTTTCGCGGACGGCAGGTATTCACTTGGCTGCATAAAGGTGTCTCCTCTTTTGATGAGATGAGCAACCTCTCCAAGGCCCTGCGGGAAAAGCTGAAAGAGCAGTGCATTCTCACAGTTCCCCGGGTGGCGAAAAAGCAGGTATCCGCCCGGGACGGAACGATCAAATATCTGTGGCAGATGGCGGATGGCAACTGTGTGGAGTCCGTGCTGATGCGCTACCACCATGGAAATACGGTATGCATCTCTTCTCAGGTGGGCTGCCGGATGGGCTGTGCCTTCTGTGCATCCACAATTGCTGGAAAGGTAAGAAACTTGACACCTGCTGAGATGCTAGATCAGGTGCTGTTTACCCAACAGGATTCTGGAGCAGAGGTCTCTAACATTGTACTGATGGGCATTGGAGAGCCGATGGATAATCTGGACAACGTTCTGCGGTTTTTGGAGCTGGTGAATCATCCGGACGGTATAAACATTGGTATGCGTCATATCTCCCTGTCCACCTGCGGTGTGATTCCGGGGATCGCACGCCTTGCAGAGCTGGGGCTGCAGCTGACTCTGAGCATCTCACTCCACGCGCCGGACAGCGAAACCCGCTCGAAAATTATGCCAGTGAACCGGGCCTATGATGTGGAGGCGCTGTTTGCCGCCTGCCACGAGTATTTCCGGAAAACCGGACGGCGTATTTCCTTTGAGTATGCCATGATTGACGGCGTCAATGACCATGACTGGCAGGCGGATCTGATTGCAAAGAGGCTTCGCGGCATGCCGGGACATGTGAATTTAATCCCGCTCAACGAGGTGACGGAGAGTCCCTTCCGCCCCTCACGAAGAATGGCGGCATTTCAAAAGCAACTAGAGGCGCAGGGGATCACCGCCACAGTACGGCGTAGTTTAGGCGGCGATATCGACGCCTCCTGCGGCCAGCTCCGCCGGAGAGCGATGGAAGAAGAGAAGAAAGGGGAGCAAGGATGCAAGTTTGGGGTGTGACGGATATCGGCCTGGTTCGTAAGGAAAATCAGGACGCGTATCTGGTCCGCGAGAGCGGAGGCCATACCATCTGTGTGGTTTGTGATGGAATGGGCGGCGCGGCGGGCGGCCGCCTGGCCAGCCAGATCGCCACGGAGACCTTTGTAGATGAGCTGGAGCGGCTGCTGGCACCAGGCATGGAGCCGGAACAGCTGCTATCTGTCTCTGCCCGGGCCGTTTTCGCAGCAAACCAGGCGGTTCGGGAGGCTGCGGCAGAGTCGGAAGCTTACCAGAACATGGGGACCACACTGGTGGCCGCCGTGTCCTATGCAGGCGGTACGGTTGTCACCAACGTAGGAGACAGCCGGGCCTACCATGTTACTAGGGAGGGCATTACCCGCGTCACGAAGGACCACTCTCTGGTGGAGCGCATGGTGGACCGGGGAGATATTACCGCCGAGGAGGCCCGCCGCCATCCCAGCCGCAATCTGATTACCCGGGCGCTGGGACCAGACGCGGATGCCCAATGTGATGGCTACATCTGCCCCATGGAGTCGGGCGAGTACCTTTTGCTGTGTACAGATGGCCTGGTCAACACAGTAACCGATCAAGAGATGCTCTTCGAAGTGATCCACGGCGCGGAGCCGGACACCAGCTTGGACCGGATGCTGGAGATCGCCAAAAAGCAGGGCGCACCGGACAATGTGACGGCTGTGCTGATGCGCAAGCTGTAAGAGAGGAGGAGAGCCATGGATCAGTACATTGGAAAAATGCTGGATAACCGCTATGAAATCCTTGAGCGTATTGGGACTGGAGGCATGGCAGTGGTCTACAAGGCCAAGTGTCATCGGCTGAACCGGCTGGTTGCAGTGAAGATTTTGAAATCGGACCTGGCCCAAGATGAGGATTTCCGCCGCCGCTTCAACGCGGAATCCCAGGCGGTTGCGCAGCTCTCTCATCCCAACATCGTCTCCGTCTACGATGTCTCCCGCGGCGGCGATACCGAGTATATTGTCATGGAACTCATTGACGGCATCACACTGAAGCAGTATATGGAAAAGCGCGGCCAGCTCAACTGGCGGGAGACGCTGCATTTTATCACTCAGATCATGCGGGGACTCTCTCACGCCCACAGCCGGGGCATTGTCCACCGGGACATCAAGCCCCAGAACATCATGGTTCTGCGAGACGGCAGTGTGAAGGTGGCTGATTTCGGCATCGCGTGTTTGGAAAATGCCGCTCAGACCCTGACCCAGGAGGCGTTGGGCTCTGTCCATTATATCTCGCCGGAGCAAGCCAGAGGCGACCGGATCGACGCCCGCAGCGACATTTATTCTGCCGGCGTGGTGCTCTATGAGATGTTGACGGGCCGGCTGCCCTTTGAGGGAGACTCCGCTGTTTCCGTGGCTATCCAGCATCTCAGCTCCATCCCTCTGGCGCCCCGGGAGATTAATAAGGACATCCCCGAACAGCTGGAGTTGATCTGCATGAAGGCCATGGCGCCGGATCTGGAGCGGCGCTATCACGATGCGGAGGCCATGATTGCCGATTTGGAGGCGTTTCGGAAGAATCCAGGTGTAAACCTGGACTTTGAGCTCTCTGACCTGCGGCCGGAGGACGCGGACGAGCCAACGCAGGCGTTGCGCACCTCCGCTGTTCGCAGCGGCGCGGCTGCCGTGCATCGGTCAGCTCCTCCCCGGGAGCGCCGCCGGGAGTATGACGACTATGAGGAGCCGCCCCACCGCAGCAAAAAACAGACGGCACTGATTGCACTTGCCGCAGTCCTGGCCACTGTCCTGGCCGTCACATTGATCCGCTCTATCCTGGGGTCCTTTACCGGAGTGACGGACCAATATGAGGTCCAGAATCTGGTGGGGTTGACAGTGCGTGAGGCCCAGGAAAAGGAAGGCGTCAAGGATATCTTTGAGGTCCGGGAGGTGGGCAGCGAATTCAGCGCGGAGTATGATGCAGGACTGATTGTCCGGCAATCTCCCGATGCAGGAGAACAACGCAAGGGAGAGGGCTTGGTGATTGAGGTATGGGTCAGCGCCGGCGAGGACGTGGGTGCCATGATCGACGTGACGGGAAAAACGGAGGCCGAGGCGAGAATCGCGCTGCGAGAGCTGAAGGACCAATATGACCTGACCATTGAGGCACTGGAAGAGGACCAGAAATACGACGATATGGATGCCGGAAAGGTCATCTCCACGACTCCCGCAGAGGGAGAACCTCTCAAGGAGGGAGATACCGTGTATCTGGTCCTCAGCAAAGGCCCTGAGCCGGTCACAGTTCCTGTGCTGACAGGATTGGACATTGAGACAGTACTGGCCCAGGCAGACCAGGTGGGACTTCACTATACTGTGACAGAGGAGTACAATGAACAGGCCAAGGGTATCATCCTGGATCAGGATCCGGTTGCCAAAACCGAGGTTCCCAAGGGGTCCGAGGTGAAGCTAGTGGTCAGCAAGGGACCTGAGAACTCTGACGGCGGCAATTCTTGGTCTCCGGGGACGGATATTGTGAACTTCCCCCTGCCCAGCAACAAGGCGGAGGGCTATTTGAAGGTGTTCCAGGATGGCGGTCTGATTTTCCAGGGGACCGTGGACTGTACCTTGGGAAATTATTCTCGGGAAATCTCGGCCAGCGGTGAGACCCATATTGTGGCCTATCTGGACGATGAAGTGATCTATGACAAGATCATCACGATTGACCCCTATTATGACTGAGGGGCGGATTCAAAAAGCCCTCAGCGGCTTCTATTATGTGGACACTGGCCATGAGATTGTGACCTGCCGTGCCAGGGGAAAGTTTCGGAGAGAGGGAATTTCCCCGTTGGTAGGAGACCGGGTGGAAATTCAGGAAGTGGGCAATGGTGAGGGCGTGGTGGAGACGATTCTCCCTCGCCGAAATGCCTTTGTCCGGCCGGCGGTGGCCAATATTGACCAGATGGTGGTGGTGGCTTCCGGCGCCATTCCAAGGACAGACCCGTTTCTCATTGACCGGGTGGCTGCCATTGCCGCGCTGATGGGCTGCGACGTGTTGGTTCTGCTGAATAAGTGCGATCTGGATCGTGCAGATGAGCTCTATCAGACCTACCAAGCGGCCGGATTTCCCACATTGCGGATCAGCGCCGAGACCGGCGAGGGTCTGGAAGACTTACCCCCCCTGATCGCGGGGAAGCTATCGGCTTTCACGGGCAACTCGGGTGTTGGAAAATCCAGCGTGCTCAACGCGCTGGACCCTGGCTTTTCCCTACAAGTAGGCGAGGTTAGTGACGCACTGGGCCGGGGACGCCACACTACCCGCCACGTGGAGCTCTACCGCCTGAGCTGCGGAGCGGAGGTGGTGGACTCGCCGGGATTTTCCTCCTTTGAGACAACCGAGTTGAATCTAGAGCTCAAGCGCCGTCTGCCGGAGACATTTTTAGAATTTGCCCCCTATCTGGATCGGTGTCGTTTCCAGGGGTGCAGCCATACTAAGGAACAGGGCTGTGCCGTGCGGGAAGCCCTGCGGGCAGGGAAAATTCAAAAAAGCCGCTATGCCAGTTATCTGCGGCTTTACGAGGAGCTCAAGCCCTTACGGGATTGGCAGGAGGCCAAACGGGCAAAGGGCCGATCCATATAAGCTGTTAAGGATGTAGAAGAGAGCCGTGGAATCTATAAGAGTCCGCGGCTCTCTTGTTATGCAAAAGCATAACCATTATGACAGAGTGGCCATCAACATTCAGTACATGGGGTTACGTCAAAATCTCATCAATACTTTTCTGGTAGTCGCCGCATGATTTATGTACCAGGGACAGCCCCAGGCGTATATACTGTCTCAGAAGAGAGGAGGTGTGGCACGTGTTTCGAGGAGGAGGCAACGGATGCTGGCTGCTTGGCTTTTGCGCGGTGGCGTTGGGCGCTGGGATTCTTATCGCAGCCATTTTTCCCGTGGGAGCCTTGATGTTTCTGGTAGCATTTTTGCTGATCGCATGTGGCTGCGCCTGCTGCCGTCGTTAGAAAGGAGTCGTTTATGAACATTGTCGTTTGGAAATCGCCGAAGGCTCTGCGGGGAATTTTACGGAAATTGTTCCATATCAAGGCATAACCGGAAAAGGCAGTTCATAGGATGGGACATGAACTGCCGGGAAAGGAAGGAAGCCTTCATGGAACTGGAACTGAAAAAAGCGTGCCTGGACGCATATGAGACAGGCGGAGAGCTGGTACTGACGCAAGAGGAGACCGCAGAAACCATTGTTCCGGATTATTGTCCGGATATTGCCCGTGTGATTGAAACAGAGGGCAAAGTGTACATACACAGCCGGGAGCTGCGGGACGGAAAGGCAGAGGTATCCGGCACTGTACGGGTGACAGTGCTGTATACCCCTGATGGAGAGGGCGGCATCCGCACCCTGGAATTTGCCATGCCCTTTACGGTAGAGAGCGATGGCAGGGGACTGGCTGGCTGTACTTGTCTGACAGCAGAAACAGAACCGGAATTCATAGAGACCAGGATGTTGAATCCCAGAAAGATTTTCACCCATTGTAAGCTTGTCACAAGGCTCACTGCCTACCAAAAAGCGCAGCTGTCCTTTTGTACAGATGTAGAGGCCGAGGCGGCCTTTTGCGTGGAGAAGCGGCAGGAGCAGCAGCATGTCATTTTATTATCACAGATAGCAGAAAAGGATTTTACCTTTACAGAGTCGATGAGCCTTTCTCCTGGCAGAGATGGTGCGGCGGAGCTGCTCTCAGGCCAGGTGGGAAGCAGCGTGACAGAGAGTAAAATCGTTGGAAACAAGCTGATTTTCAAGGGACTTTTCACGGTCACACTTCTGTATCGAACGACAGATGGAAGATATTGCTCCACCACTGGAGAATTGCCTTTTTCTCAGATCATGGAGGTGGAAGGCGCAGCCGAGGGAGCGGCAGCGTCACTGCAACTGCAGCTGACTGGAACAGATCTTCAAATTGACGGGGACGATCCGGAGGGACGTCAGATTGCCGTGACGCTTTACCTCCATGCTACCGCTCTGCTGCGGGTGGAGCAGGAGTTGACGCTGCTGAATGATTTGTACTCCACGGCGCATGATCTGACCTATGAGGCGGCACCACTGAACCTGACCAGCTTTTTTGAGACCACGAACCGCCGACAGACTGTGCGGGAGGTGCTGGAGATCGGCGTAGTGGCGGAGTCTATTCTGGAGCTGACCGTCAACTGTGGCGCGGTTTCCGTCAGTCGGGAGGGAGAGATGGCGGTCTTGCGTACCGCCGCCGCAATTCGGGCGCTATATTTGGATGAGGGCGGCGTTCCGCTGGTAGCGGAGCGAAGTGTGGACGTCACATGCCAGATGGAGCTTCCAGAGGACTGCCGCATGACTGCTAGGGCTGTGTGCACGGAGGAAGTCCAGGGAAGCCTGGGAGACCGGGGAATTGAGGTACGCTTCCCGGTAGATTTCCGGGTAGAGGCGGCTAATCGCGCCAAACGGGTGTGCATCTCCACTGCAAAGCTGGACACAGAGACAACCAGGGATCTGGCAGGAACTCCGTCTCTGGTGCTGCGGTGTCTGGGACAGCAGGAGAGTGCCTGGGACCTGGCCAAGAGCTACAACACGACAATTGCTGCCATCTTATCTGCCAACCAGCTGGAGTCCGAGGCGGAGATTCCCCATGAGACTCTGCTGCTGATCCCAAGAAAGAGAGCATAAAACCGCAATTAGAGCACCACAAAAACAGGCAAATGCAGGTATACATAAAGTTTTTGTGCATCATTTCCGGCTTTCCCCGCAAGGGGGCGCATTCTGTTTTTGATATGCGTTTGCATAGTAAAGAAAGAGAGCTGCTGCGTATTCCGCAGCAGCTCTCTGTTCAATTTTCCGCATATCGAGCCAGAAATTGGCGGGTTCGTTCCTCCTTGGGATGGTCAATGACTTCCCTCGGATCGCCTTGTTCCACAATTACGCCGCCATCCATGAAAATTACCTGATCCGCAACATCCCGGGCAAAGGACATCTCATGGGTAACGATGATCATGGTGGTTTTTTGCTCTGCCAAAGAGCGAATCACCTTCAGCACTTCGCCGGTGAGCTCCGGGTCCAGGGCCGAGGTAGGTTCGTCAAAGCACAGGATATCCGGATGCAGCGCCAAAGCCCGGGCAATGGCCACCCGCTGCTGCTGTCCGCCGGAGAGCTGGTGGGGATAGTGATCTGCTCGGTCGGCAAGGCCCATCTGGGCCAGCAGTTCCCGTCCGGCGGACTCAATGTCCCGGTGGCTCTCGCCGCCCCGCTCCTTGGCTTGCAGCTCCCGGGCCAGGGTCACATTTTTCAGAGCTGTGTACTGAGGAAAGAGGTTGAAGCTCTGGAACACCAGACCAAAATGGAGCCGTTTCTTACGAATCTCATTCTCCAGCTGAGTCTGAGGGTCCGCGGCGTTGAAGAGCAGCTCTCCGCCCACGGAAATGCTACCGTGATCGGGTTTTTCCAAGAAATTCAGGCAACGCAGCAAGGTGGTCTTGCCGCTGCCGGAGGAGCCGATGATGGAGAGTGCCTGCCCCTTCTCCAGGGAGAAGGAAATATCGGTCAATACCTGGGTCGCGCCAAAGCGCTTTTCGATATGCTGAACTTCCAACAATGCCATGGCGAATCTCCTTATACCCGAAAATAATCCAGCTTTTTCTCAGTGCGGCTTAGCGCCACGGTGACAATGCCGTTGAACACCAGAAAAAAGACACCGGCATAGAACAGGGGCCAGATCATGGCCTTGTTGCCAAATTCCTTGGCCATGGCAATGATTTCCTTCACCATGATGAAGTTGGCCAGAGAGGTATCCTTAATGAGTGTGATGACCTCGTTGCCCATAGGCGGCACAATGCGCTTGATCACCTGCAGGAGTGTAACCTTGAAAAAGATCTGAGACTTCGTCATGCCAAGCACTTGACCTGCTTCCCGCTGTCCTAGGGGAACCCCCTGGATGCCACCCCGGAAAATCTCGGAAAAGTATGCCGCGTAATTTAAAACGAAGGCCAGACAGGCCGCTGTCATCCGGGAGAGCATGTGGCCGGGATTCAGAAAACCGGGCAGATAGTAGACGATGGCCAGTTGTAACATCAGGGGCGTGGAGCGCATGAGGTATACATACAGCTTGGAAAGGGCGCTGACAGGCCGAATCCGGCTCATGGTGCCAAAGGACAGCAGCAGCCCCAGCGGCAGCGCCAGCAGCAGCGTGACGATAAAAATTTGGCAGTTGAGCAGAAAGCTCTTCCCCAGCATCAGATTGACGGTTTGGAAATCCATATCTCTTCTCCATACAGACAAAGGCAGGGCAGAAAGGAGATGCCTCCTCTCTGCGCCTGCGTATTGTGAATGCGATGATTACTGGTTGGCCAGCAGCAGCTCGGCAAGGCCGTATTTCTCAGCCAAAGTGTTCAGGGTACCGTCGTCGATTAGAGCTTGGATGGCAGCGTTCACTTTCTCGGCGGCGGTAGAATCCTTCCGGAAACCGATACCGTACTCCTCCACGGACAGCTGCAGATCGGGGATCACCGTCAGATCGGCGTAGTCGCCCTGACCCACCATGGCGTTGGCCAGTACAAAGTCCATGACCGCTGCATCAGCGGCACCGGTCTTGACCTCCAGCAGAGCGTCGGTCTGCTTGGTAACGGAGACATAGGTGGCCTGGGAGAGATTCTCATCCTCGGAGATGGCGGTCTCACCGGCGGAGCCGGCCTCAGCCTCTACGGTCTTGCCAACCAGATCTGCGGTGGTTGTATAGGTGTCGGCGTTGTCGGCCCGGATGACCACGACCTGGTAATTTTTAATGTAGGGGTCAGAAATGGTCAGGGCTTCCTCCAGCTCCGGCGTAATGGTCATGCCATTCCAGATGCAGTCGATGTTCTTGGACTCCAGCTCCATAACCTTACTGTCCCAGTTGATCTCCACGAACTCTGGTTCCACTCCCAGTTTTTCGCACACAGCGGTGGCAAACTCAGTTTCAAACCCCACAAACTCGCCATTGTCGTCCATATAGTTCATGGGTTCAAAATAGGTAAAGCCGATCTTCATGCTCCCATTGCCTTGAATATAAGCAAAGTCGTCATCGGCGGAAGGTTCCGCGGTGTCTTGACCGGCAGTGTCGCCAGAATCCTCATCCGTACTGCCGGTATCGCTGCCACAAGCGGCCAGGGATAATGTCATCATAGCTGCCAGCAGCAGTGCAAGTATTTTTTTCATATTCCATCCTCCAAAATCCGGGCGTCTTGCCCTTATTTAATACATTAGTAGTTTATCATGCTAAACCAAAAATGTAAATGCGGGAAAGGAATGAAGAGTGTAGAAAGAGAGATGCTGTTTTTGTGTGGTTTTTACAAAGAAAGACGGGCCGTCATACTTTGAAGGACTCGGACATAGAGTTGGAACAAGATCGGAAAAAGGACGGGATGAGTATGAACACCACGATCTATCAGAATATTGCAACCCGCACTGCGGGCGATATCTACATCGGCGTTGTGGGTCCGGTGCGCACCGGAAAATCCACATTCATCAAGCGGTTTATGGAGACTCAGGTGATCCCCAACATTGAAAATGTCTACCGCAAGGAACGAGCCCGGGATGAACTGCCGCAAAGCGGGTCTGGAAGGACCATCATGACAGCGGAGCCCAAATTTGTTCCCGAGGAGGCGGCGCAGATTCAGCTGGAGGGCGGCGCAGCCTTTTCCGTACGGCTGATTGACTGTGTGGGCTATATGGTGCGGGGTGCCATCGGACAGTATGAGGACGACGTGCCCAGAATGGTCACAACGCCCTGGTTTGACCATGAGATCCCCATGACGGAGGCGGCGGAGGTGGGGACCCGCAAGGTGATCGCTGAACACTCTACCATCGGCATCGTCATCACCACCGATGGAACCATTGCGGATATCCCGCGCGAGGACTATCTGGAAGCAGAGGAGCGGGTGATCCGGGAGCTCCAGGAGCTTGGAAAGCCTTTCATTGTCCTATTGAACTCAGCGGACCCGAAAGGAGATCGCGCCCAAGCCATTACCCGGGACATCATCTCCCGCTATGAGGTCAACTGCGTATCGGTCAACTGTCTGGAACTGGATGAAAGCGACGTGGCGGAAATCTTAAAGGCAGTTTTGTACGAGTTTCCCATGCAGGAACTGGATTTGTTCCTCCCGCCTTGGGTGGATGCCCTGCCGTCGGAGCATCCCCTCAAAGCTGGTCTCTATGATGCGATCCGGCAGGCCACTGTTCAGCTGCACCACATCCGGGAGGTGGAAGGCGTCATCTCCACCCTGGGGACCTGTGAAAACATCAGCGAGGCAAAGATCACGGCGATTGACCTTGGAACGGGCATTGCCTCAGCGGATCTGAGGCTTCCAAGAGAGCTCTTCTATCACACACTCTCTGAACAGTCCGGCTTCCAGATCAGTGATGACGGTGATCTGATGAGTCTGCTGACCCGTCTGGCGGCGGTCAAGGCGGAGTACGACAAGGTGGCCGGGGCACTGCAGGATGTGCGGGAAAAGGGATATGGTATTGTGGTGCCCGGTATTGACGAGCTCAAGCTGGAAGAGCCGGAGATCATGAAACAGGGCGGACGCTACGGCGTGCGGCTCAAGGCCAGCGCACCCAGCATCCACATGATCCGCGCGGATATTGAGAGCGCCGTCTCTCCCATCGTGGGCAATGAGAAGCAGTCCGAGGACATGGTGAACTATCTGCTGCAGGAATTTGAGGGTGACACCAGTAAAATTTGGCAGTCCAATATTTTTGGACGCAGCTTCCATGAGTTGGTCAGCGACGACCTGCAAACCAAGCTTAAGCGCATGCCGGAGGATGCACAGAAAAAGCTCCAGGAAACACTTACCCGCATCATCAATGAGGGAAGCGGCGGGTTAATCTGCATTATTTTGTAATTTCTGAACCCCGGAGGCTGTAGTACGCGCTGCGTACTACAGCCCTTTTTTTGAGAAATTCATTCTCTCCGGCATATCCTGGGACGAGCCATCATAGATTGGAGTAACAAAAGAAAGGGGGAGCGTACCCTTGCAAAAGGATTTGAATTTCACACGCTATGAGGAGGCAGCGGCTATTTTGCCACTGCGCCTGCGAAAGCTGGCTCTGGCCTTGCCGGAGCAGCAAAAGGAGGAGGCGGAAGAATTCCGCCTCCGGGCCGGACAGCCCATGACTGTGCTGCTTCCAAGCGGAGAGGTGTCTTTGGAGGCAGAAGTGGAGCCGGAGGAGTTGGAAACACTCTGCGACCTAGCTACAGAGTTCTCTCGCTATGCGGCCGCAGAGACGCTGAAGGAGGGATACCTCTCGGTTCGGGGAGGGTTCCGCATAGGACTGTGCGGCACGGCGGTGATGAAAGAGGGCTCCAACACAAATCTGAAGCAATTTTCCTCCGCGGCAGTCCGTATTGCCCGAGAGCGGCGGGGAATTGCGGACGAGCTGCTTGCGCAACTCTTTCGCAGCGGAGAAATGGAGAGTACCCTGATTCTCTCTCCGCCGGGAGGCGGGAAGACGACCCTGCTGCGGGATTTAGTGCGGGGAGTGTCGGAGGGAGTTTCCCCCCATGGCCCTCGGAGGGTCGCACTCATTGACGAGCGGGGAGAGGTGGCTGTGATGTACCTCGGAAAGCCACAGATGGACGTGGGGCCGCACACGGATGTACTGGACGCATGCCCCAAGGCCCTGGGCATCCCTATTGTTCTGCGGGCAATGAATCCGCAGGTGATTGCCATGGATGAGATCACTGTAAAAGAGGATTTAAAAGCCGTGTCCCTGGCGGCGGGGTGCGGGGTGCGGATGCTGGCTACCATTCATGCCGGCAGCGTGGAGGAACTGCAGGAAAAGCCCCTGTACCGATCGCTGCTGGAGGATCAGATTTTCCGTTTGGCGATATGTATCAGCCGGGCGGGAGGTGAGCGGGTCTACCGCGTGGAGGAACTGCCATGCTGAGTCTCTTCGGTAGCCTTTTGATTTTGAGCGGCGGCCTTCTTGCCTGGCAGTGCCACCATGCGGATCGCCAACGGCGGAGAGATACGCTGAACGATTGTGTGACTGCCCTGGAGCATATGAGCGAGGAAATCCGCATGGCCAGGACGCCGCTTCCTCAGCTGATGGAAAAACTGGCACGGGACTGCCGTCCGGATGCTGCTGCACTTTTTCAGAAGGCGGCAAAAGCTGCCCGCCAGGGAGAGGCTCTGTCGGTGGTCTGGAAGCGTGGAGTAGAGACGTTGCCGCTGGATTCCAAGGATCAGGAGACGCTGATGGGGCTGGACCTCACCGGAGATGAGGAGAATTTGCGTAAAGGAATTTCCCTTGCTGTACATCGGCTGCAAAGCACAGCGGAGGAATGGGAGCGGCGGCGTCCGGATGAGGAAAAGCGGGCAGCGGCACTTTATTTTTCCGCGGCGGCACTGCTGGTCATTTTACTGATATGAGGGACAAGGCATGGATGTGGATCTGATTTTTAAGATCGCCGCCATTGGCATTCTGGTGGCGGTATTGAACCAGCTGCTGGTGCGTTCCGGCCGGGAGGAACAGGCTATGATGACTACTTTGGCAGGGTTGGTTGTGGTGTTGATGATGATGGTACAGGAGATCAGCGACCTCTTCAACCTCATCAAGACGCTGTTTCAGTTTTAAGTATGGAGCAGGTCTTCCAGGTGACGGCTCTTTGCCTGGTCGGTGCACTGCTGGCCGTGGTAGTGCGGCGGGGAAGTCCGGAAATGGCCCTGCTGTTGGCGCTGGGAGCTGTGGTAGTGGTTCTGTTGTCCCTGGCTGGAACTGTGGAGGAACTACTATCATTTTTCAATGAGCTGGGAGAGCGGAGCGGCATCTCTCAGCAGCTGCTGATCCCACTCTATAAAACAGTGGGAATCGCCCTGGTTGTAAAGGTGGGGGGAGAGCTGTGCAGGGACGCAGGGGAATCCGCCTTGGCGGCGGTGGTAGAGACTGCAGGGGCCGCCTGTGCATTGCTGGCGGCGCTGCCACTGCTGCGAGCCGTTCTGTCGCTGCTGTTGGAGTTCATCGAATGAAAAGACTCATTTTGTTAGTGGGACTGCTGATGCTTTTGACCTTGGATGTATATGCAACTGAGCTGCCGGATGATTTGAAGGATGCACTGCCGGAGAGTGCAGAAGAACTGATGAAGGATGAGAAAAATTTGGATTTTTCCGATGCGGATGGACTCACAGAGGGCATTGCCCTGATTCTGAAGCATCTCCAGAATCAATTTGGAGATATTCTGCGCCAGCGGCTTCAGGGTGCAGTGTCAGTCTTGCTGGTGGTGGTACTCTGTGCTGCGCTGGAGAACACTGGCGGAAAACAACCGTTATTTTTGTCCATGGCAGGTGCACTGTCGATCACGGTACTGACAGCGGGAAGCCTGGATATGTTGATTGGTCTGGGTGCAGAGACGATCCAAGAGCTGAACCTGTTTTCCAAAGCATTGCTTCCCACCCTGGCGGCAGCCACGGCGGCTTCTGGGGCTATCACGACAGCCACCTTCCAGCAGGTGAGTACAGTGTTTTTCGCAGACCTGCTGATGAACCTGATCAACGGTCTTTTAATGCCGATGGTCTATCTTTACATCGGAGCGATGACAGCAGGCGCATGTATGTCGGAAAGCCGTCTGTGGACCATCGCGGAGGGGTTGAAAAAAGCGATTACATGGATTTTGACCAGCTCTCTGTTACTTTTTACAGTGTATCTCTCTGTGGTACGGGTCATTTCCGGCGCTGTGGACGGAACGACCGTGAAGGTAGCAAAAACGGCTATTTCAGGCGTGGTGCCTGTGGTGGGCGGTATTATCGCTGAGGCATCGGAAACAGTGCTCTTGGGTGCCGGCATGCTGCGAAATACCATCGGTATTTTTGGGATGTTAGCCATTCTAGCGGCCTGCGCATATCCCTTTTTGCAGCT
Above is a genomic segment from Pusillibacter faecalis containing:
- a CDS encoding stage III sporulation protein AB, with amino-acid sequence MLSLFGSLLILSGGLLAWQCHHADRQRRRDTLNDCVTALEHMSEEIRMARTPLPQLMEKLARDCRPDAAALFQKAAKAARQGEALSVVWKRGVETLPLDSKDQETLMGLDLTGDEENLRKGISLAVHRLQSTAEEWERRRPDEEKRAAALYFSAAALLVILLI
- a CDS encoding SpoIIIAC/SpoIIIAD family protein, producing the protein MEQVFQVTALCLVGALLAVVVRRGSPEMALLLALGAVVVVLLSLAGTVEELLSFFNELGERSGISQQLLIPLYKTVGIALVVKVGGELCRDAGESALAAVVETAGAACALLAALPLLRAVLSLLLEFIE
- a CDS encoding stage III sporulation protein AE, producing the protein MKRLILLVGLLMLLTLDVYATELPDDLKDALPESAEELMKDEKNLDFSDADGLTEGIALILKHLQNQFGDILRQRLQGAVSVLLVVVLCAALENTGGKQPLFLSMAGALSITVLTAGSLDMLIGLGAETIQELNLFSKALLPTLAAATAASGAITTATFQQVSTVFFADLLMNLINGLLMPMVYLYIGAMTAGACMSESRLWTIAEGLKKAITWILTSSLLLFTVYLSVVRVISGAVDGTTVKVAKTAISGVVPVVGGIIAEASETVLLGAGMLRNTIGIFGMLAILAACAYPFLQLGIQYLLYKLTAFLAGTLGTPGLCKLVDGLGGAFGLVLGMTGGCALLLLISVYSSVAAVMP
- a CDS encoding stage III sporulation protein AA gives rise to the protein MQKDLNFTRYEEAAAILPLRLRKLALALPEQQKEEAEEFRLRAGQPMTVLLPSGEVSLEAEVEPEELETLCDLATEFSRYAAAETLKEGYLSVRGGFRIGLCGTAVMKEGSNTNLKQFSSAAVRIARERRGIADELLAQLFRSGEMESTLILSPPGGGKTTLLRDLVRGVSEGVSPHGPRRVALIDERGEVAVMYLGKPQMDVGPHTDVLDACPKALGIPIVLRAMNPQVIAMDEITVKEDLKAVSLAAGCGVRMLATIHAGSVEELQEKPLYRSLLEDQIFRLAICISRAGGERVYRVEELPC
- the spoIIIAC gene encoding stage III sporulation protein AC; this encodes MDVDLIFKIAAIGILVAVLNQLLVRSGREEQAMMTTLAGLVVVLMMMVQEISDLFNLIKTLFQF